A window of Blastomonas sp. SL216 contains these coding sequences:
- the pabB gene encoding aminodeoxychorismate synthase component I: MDPRPDRIFQPFVLLDDARTQRASPARLYRYPVRCLSARTADELDALLADLREAGREGLHAAGYLSYEAGFALEPRLRPLLDAMQPMTLAWFGLFDRYDVIAAEAVPGWLARQGGQGEAFLGPVRPDMGERDYAARFAEVHEAIARGDIYQANLTFQNHAAISGHPLALYRALRAGSVAGYGGVVFDGADWLLSLSPEMFFSLRDGEMTARPMKGTAPRHADPARDADAAERLRTSQKDRAENLMIVDLLRNDLSRVAVPGSVAVTDLFRIESYPSVHQMTSTVRAAIAPGADAIDIIRAIFPCGSITGAPKIRAMELLRTIEAGPRGIYCGSIGRIDPMGEHGPGDAAFNVAIRTLHLAADAQKVSLGLGSGVVADSTPGDEWRECLVKGAFLKAATRRFDLIETMGFDPAKGILRLELHLERMKASAAALGFAFDRHAVRNALNHACFYLEAPTRIRLLLSPTGDTAIEMRPMPAPLAEPIKVVIRPMTLAADDLRLAHKTTDRDCYDVPRREAAAQDGADEVLFTDAAGALTEGSFTSLFVERDGLLLTPGLDQGLLAGVLRRELIDEGRAREARLSVDDLAEDFWLGNSLRGLMRARLLR; the protein is encoded by the coding sequence ATGGACCCCCGGCCCGACCGCATTTTCCAGCCTTTCGTTCTGCTCGACGACGCCCGCACGCAGCGCGCCAGCCCGGCGCGGCTGTATCGCTATCCCGTCCGCTGCCTGTCCGCGCGCACGGCAGACGAGCTTGATGCCCTGCTCGCCGATCTGCGCGAGGCCGGGCGCGAGGGACTGCACGCTGCCGGATATCTGAGCTACGAGGCAGGCTTTGCGCTCGAGCCGCGCCTGCGGCCGCTGCTGGATGCGATGCAGCCGATGACGCTGGCCTGGTTCGGCCTGTTCGATCGCTATGACGTCATCGCGGCAGAGGCGGTTCCCGGCTGGCTCGCCCGTCAGGGCGGGCAGGGCGAAGCATTCCTGGGGCCGGTGCGCCCGGACATGGGCGAGCGCGATTATGCGGCGCGTTTTGCCGAGGTGCACGAGGCGATCGCGCGGGGCGATATCTATCAGGCGAACCTGACCTTCCAGAACCATGCTGCCATCTCGGGGCATCCTCTCGCCCTGTACCGCGCGCTGCGCGCGGGATCGGTTGCAGGTTATGGCGGGGTGGTGTTCGACGGTGCGGACTGGCTGCTCAGCCTCTCGCCCGAAATGTTCTTCTCGCTGCGTGATGGCGAGATGACGGCGCGCCCGATGAAGGGTACCGCGCCGCGCCATGCCGATCCGGCGCGCGATGCGGACGCGGCCGAGCGGCTGCGCACGTCGCAGAAGGACCGCGCCGAAAACCTGATGATCGTCGATCTGCTGCGCAACGACCTGTCGCGCGTGGCGGTGCCGGGCAGCGTCGCCGTCACCGACCTGTTCCGCATCGAAAGCTATCCCAGCGTCCACCAGATGACCTCCACTGTGCGCGCGGCGATCGCGCCGGGGGCAGATGCCATCGACATCATTCGCGCCATCTTTCCGTGCGGATCGATTACCGGCGCGCCCAAGATCCGGGCGATGGAATTGCTGCGCACAATTGAGGCCGGGCCGCGCGGCATCTATTGCGGATCGATCGGCCGCATCGACCCCATGGGTGAGCATGGACCCGGTGATGCGGCGTTCAATGTCGCCATTCGGACCTTGCATCTCGCCGCCGATGCGCAAAAGGTCAGCCTGGGGCTCGGCTCCGGGGTGGTGGCGGATTCCACACCCGGCGACGAATGGCGCGAATGTCTGGTCAAGGGGGCGTTCTTGAAGGCGGCGACACGCAGGTTCGATCTGATCGAGACCATGGGCTTCGACCCTGCCAAAGGCATCTTGCGGCTTGAACTGCACCTGGAACGGATGAAGGCGAGCGCGGCTGCGCTGGGCTTTGCGTTCGATCGGCATGCGGTGCGCAACGCACTCAACCACGCCTGTTTCTATCTGGAAGCGCCGACGCGCATCCGTCTGCTGCTGTCGCCCACCGGCGATACCGCCATCGAAATGCGCCCGATGCCCGCGCCGCTTGCCGAGCCGATCAAGGTCGTGATCCGTCCGATGACGCTGGCGGCGGATGATCTGCGGCTGGCCCACAAGACCACCGACCGCGACTGTTATGACGTGCCGCGCCGCGAGGCCGCAGCGCAGGATGGCGCGGACGAGGTGCTGTTCACCGATGCCGCCGGAGCGCTGACCGAGGGCAGTTTCACCAGCCTGTTCGTCGAACGCGATGGCCTATTGCTGACCCCGGGGCTGGATCAGGGGCTGCTTGCCGGCGTGCTGCGCCGCGAGCTGATTGATGAGGGGCGCGCCCGCGAGGCGCGGCTGAGCGTCGATGACCTTGCTGAGGACTTCTGGCTGGGCAATTCGCTGCGCGGGCTGATGCGGGCGCGGCTGCTGCGCTGA
- the dxs gene encoding 1-deoxy-D-xylulose-5-phosphate synthase produces MTNLPETPLLDTVNTPADLRQLKSTQLRQLADELRQEVISAVSVTGGHLGAGLGVVELTTAIHYVFDTPNDRLIWDVGHQCYPHKILTGRRDRIRTLRTGGGLSGFTKRSESEYDPFGAAHSSTSISAALGFATANQMSGAPGKAIAVIGDGAMSAGMAYEAMNNAERAGNRLIVILNDNDMSIAPPVGGLSGYLARIVSSREFLGVREALKRLARKLPKSLHQAARKTDEYARGMAMGGTLFEELGFYYVGPIDGHNLDQLVPVLENIRDAAEGPCLVHVVTQKGKGYAPAEAAADKYHGVAKFDVITGKQDKAAAGPPAYQNVFGETLARLADTDPTICAITAAMPSGTGVDKFAQAHPDRSFDVGIAEQHAVTFAAGLAAQGMRPFCAIYSTFLQRAYDQVVHDVAIQNLPVRFAIDRAGLVGADGSTHAGSFDVTYLATLPNMVVMAAADEAELVHMTYTAACHDSGPIAFRYPRGNGVGVALPEVPERLEIGKGRIVREGKKVAILSLGTRLAEAQKAADVLDAKGLSTTVADLRFAKPLDEEMIRKLLATHEVCVTVEEGAIGGLGAHVLTMASDEGLIDAGLKLRTLRLPDVFQEHDKPEKQYAEAGLDADGIVETVLKALRHNSAGVTVVGDGARA; encoded by the coding sequence ATGACCAATCTGCCCGAAACGCCATTGCTGGACACCGTCAACACACCGGCCGACCTGCGTCAGCTGAAGTCGACGCAGTTGCGCCAGCTGGCAGACGAGCTGCGCCAGGAAGTGATTTCGGCGGTTTCGGTTACCGGCGGCCATCTGGGCGCGGGCCTGGGCGTGGTCGAGCTGACCACTGCGATCCATTATGTGTTCGATACGCCCAATGACCGGCTGATCTGGGATGTCGGCCATCAATGCTATCCGCACAAGATCCTGACCGGCAGGCGCGACCGCATCCGCACGCTGCGCACCGGGGGTGGCCTCTCTGGCTTCACCAAGCGCAGCGAGAGCGAATATGACCCGTTCGGCGCGGCGCACAGCTCGACGTCGATCTCGGCTGCGCTGGGCTTTGCCACCGCCAACCAGATGAGCGGCGCGCCCGGCAAGGCGATCGCAGTGATCGGCGATGGCGCGATGAGCGCCGGCATGGCCTATGAGGCGATGAACAATGCCGAGCGCGCGGGCAACCGGCTGATCGTCATCCTGAACGACAATGACATGTCGATCGCTCCGCCCGTAGGCGGGCTTTCGGGCTATCTCGCGCGGATCGTTTCCAGCCGCGAATTCCTGGGCGTGCGCGAGGCGCTGAAGCGTCTGGCGCGCAAGCTGCCCAAGAGCCTGCACCAGGCCGCGCGCAAGACCGACGAATATGCTCGCGGCATGGCCATGGGCGGTACGCTGTTTGAGGAACTGGGTTTCTATTATGTCGGCCCGATCGACGGGCACAATCTGGACCAGCTGGTGCCGGTGCTGGAGAATATCCGCGACGCCGCCGAAGGGCCGTGCCTGGTCCATGTCGTCACGCAAAAGGGCAAGGGCTATGCCCCTGCCGAAGCTGCGGCCGACAAATATCACGGCGTTGCCAAGTTCGATGTCATCACCGGCAAGCAGGACAAGGCGGCGGCCGGCCCGCCCGCCTATCAGAATGTGTTCGGCGAAACGCTGGCGAGGCTGGCTGATACCGATCCCACGATCTGCGCGATTACCGCTGCCATGCCCTCGGGCACCGGCGTCGACAAGTTCGCCCAGGCGCATCCCGACCGCAGCTTCGACGTCGGCATTGCCGAGCAGCACGCGGTGACCTTTGCGGCTGGTCTGGCCGCGCAGGGCATGCGCCCGTTCTGCGCGATCTATTCCACCTTCCTGCAGCGCGCCTATGACCAGGTGGTGCACGACGTGGCGATCCAGAACCTGCCGGTTCGCTTTGCTATCGACCGCGCCGGGCTGGTAGGTGCCGATGGATCGACCCATGCCGGGTCGTTCGACGTCACCTATCTGGCCACGCTGCCCAACATGGTGGTGATGGCCGCCGCCGATGAGGCGGAACTGGTCCATATGACCTATACCGCCGCGTGCCACGACAGCGGCCCGATCGCCTTCCGCTATCCGCGCGGTAATGGCGTCGGCGTGGCGCTGCCCGAGGTTCCCGAGCGGCTCGAGATCGGCAAGGGCCGCATCGTGCGCGAAGGCAAGAAGGTTGCGATCCTCTCGCTCGGCACCCGCCTGGCCGAGGCGCAGAAGGCCGCCGATGTGCTCGACGCCAAGGGCTTGTCCACGACGGTTGCTGACCTGCGCTTTGCCAAGCCGCTCGACGAGGAGATGATCCGCAAACTGCTGGCGACGCACGAGGTGTGCGTGACGGTGGAAGAGGGCGCGATCGGCGGGCTGGGCGCGCATGTGCTCACCATGGCCTCGGACGAGGGGCTGATCGATGCGGGCCTGAAGCTGCGCACGCTGCGCCTTCCGGACGTGTTCCAGGAGCATGACAAGCCCGAAAAGCAATATGCCGAAGCCGGGCTCGATGCCGATGGCATTGTCGAAACCGTGCTCAAGGCGCTGCGTCACAACAGCGCCGGAGTTACCGTGGTGGGGGATGGCGCGCGCGCCTGA
- the lspA gene encoding signal peptidase II, giving the protein MTLTRFRTEGVALAIVILVIDQIAKFIVAGPLALSSRLQIEITPFFNLTWAENRGVSMGFLTAETETARWMLVVLTGIIATIVLLWMFKERARGDILALGMILGGALGNIIDRARLGYVVDYADLHFGAFRPFMIFNIADAAITIGVLLLLARVLIIGDKAAKSEGPTSGVQDGGHSGDAPAAKTEN; this is encoded by the coding sequence GTGACGCTCACCCGTTTCCGCACCGAAGGTGTCGCGCTGGCGATCGTCATTCTGGTCATCGATCAGATCGCCAAGTTCATCGTCGCAGGGCCGCTCGCGCTGAGCAGCCGGTTGCAGATCGAGATCACCCCGTTCTTCAACCTCACCTGGGCGGAGAATCGCGGCGTATCGATGGGCTTCCTCACCGCAGAGACCGAAACTGCGCGCTGGATGCTGGTCGTGCTGACCGGAATCATCGCCACAATCGTGCTGCTGTGGATGTTCAAGGAACGCGCGCGCGGCGACATTCTGGCGCTGGGCATGATCCTGGGCGGCGCGCTGGGCAACATCATCGATCGCGCGCGGCTGGGCTATGTCGTCGATTATGCAGACCTGCATTTCGGCGCATTCCGGCCGTTCATGATCTTCAACATTGCGGATGCAGCGATCACCATCGGGGTGCTGTTATTGCTTGCCCGCGTTCTGATAATCGGCGACAAAGCCGCGAAATCTGAAGGCCCTACATCGGGGGTTCAGGATGGCGGGCATAGCGGTGACGCTCCTGCCGCCAAGACGGAGAATTAA
- a CDS encoding transcriptional repressor produces the protein MSTVTDHGHKHHEHEGEDLAVAARRSLEAAGEQWTDMRESIFTALAEIEKPASAYDIADSVSRKRGKRVAPNSVYRILDLFVRTNLARRVESINAYIANSHPGCVHDCIFLVCDSCGNATHIDDDGLSRSVRKTAEAAGYVDIRPVIEVRGRCAACD, from the coding sequence ATGTCCACCGTCACCGATCATGGCCACAAGCATCACGAGCATGAGGGCGAAGACCTTGCCGTGGCTGCGCGCCGTTCGCTCGAAGCAGCGGGCGAGCAATGGACCGATATGCGCGAGTCGATCTTCACCGCCCTGGCGGAGATCGAAAAGCCTGCCTCCGCTTACGATATTGCCGATTCTGTCAGCCGCAAACGCGGCAAGCGGGTCGCGCCCAACTCGGTCTATCGCATTCTCGACCTGTTCGTGCGCACGAATCTGGCGCGCAGAGTTGAGAGCATCAACGCCTATATCGCCAACTCTCACCCGGGCTGCGTGCATGACTGCATCTTTCTGGTGTGCGATTCCTGCGGAAATGCGACCCATATCGACGATGACGGACTGTCGCGCAGCGTCCGGAAAACGGCGGAAGCCGCGGGCTATGTCGATATACGCCCGGTCATAGAGGTGCGCGGCCGCTGCGCAGCATGTGACTGA
- the msrA gene encoding peptide-methionine (S)-S-oxide reductase MsrA, whose translation MKLSARSLSMMAALGLAGAAVMTLDSGAAALAAEEAKIIPAPRLKAVESGKQRVAIFAGGCFWGVEGVFSHVKGVKSAVSGYHGDGKVNANYDDVSSGVTRHAEAVRVVYDPSQVSYGQLLQVFFSVVADPTTLNRQGPDSGRQYRTALVPTDKSQAQVARAYVAELDKAGVWKKRIVTAVEPYKAFYPAEGYHQDFMFKNPDHPYILRWDAVKVSNFKRTFPTLYSAKPVRG comes from the coding sequence ATGAAGCTTTCCGCCCGCTCCCTGTCCATGATGGCCGCGCTCGGCCTCGCCGGTGCTGCCGTGATGACGCTCGATAGCGGCGCGGCGGCGCTGGCTGCCGAGGAGGCGAAGATCATCCCCGCGCCCAGGCTCAAGGCCGTGGAATCGGGCAAGCAGCGTGTCGCGATCTTCGCGGGCGGCTGTTTCTGGGGCGTCGAGGGCGTGTTCAGCCATGTGAAGGGTGTGAAGAGCGCGGTCTCGGGCTATCATGGCGATGGCAAGGTGAACGCCAACTATGATGACGTTTCGAGCGGCGTCACCCGCCATGCAGAGGCGGTGCGCGTGGTCTATGACCCGTCGCAGGTCAGCTATGGCCAGCTCTTGCAGGTGTTTTTCTCGGTCGTGGCCGATCCTACCACGCTCAACCGCCAGGGACCCGATAGCGGGCGGCAGTATCGCACCGCGCTGGTCCCCACCGACAAGTCGCAGGCGCAGGTTGCGCGTGCCTATGTTGCCGAACTGGACAAGGCGGGCGTGTGGAAGAAACGCATCGTCACGGCGGTGGAGCCTTACAAGGCCTTCTATCCGGCAGAAGGCTATCACCAGGACTTCATGTTCAAGAACCCGGATCACCCGTATATCCTGCGCTGGGATGCGGTGAAGGTCAGCAATTTCAAGCGGACCTTCCCGACGCTGTACAGCGCCAAGCCGGTGCGCGGCTGA
- the ileS gene encoding isoleucine--tRNA ligase has translation MTDQSASTPPDYKDTVFLPQTDFPMKAGLAQKEPAILARWQEQDLYNTLRDARRGREKFILHDGPPYANGDMHIGHALNHILKDMVCRTQSLLGKDAPYVPGWDCHGLPIEWKIEEQYRKKKLNKDEVDPVAFRAECRAYAQHWVDTQREQLKRLGILGDWDNPYLTMDFAAEATIVQELMKFAESGQLYRGAKPVMWSPVEKTALAEAEVEYADVTSTQIDVAFEIVDAPNAPELVGAYAVIWTTTPWTIPVNQALAYGPETNYRLFQIAVSVDAAPNIDVFEDATFKALNGHKVLIADSDQLRSEFAARLHQLWPGAGLVDVDDWSKNGLVLAGATARHPMHALGGFFAKPRPFLPGDFVTTDAGTGLVHMSPDHGEDDFDLCKANGIEPVFAVEGDGRYRDDWAWLGGADERRMSVINPKFNAPDGPICEDLRAAGALLSAGSFQHSYPHSWRSKARVIFRCTPQWFIPMDAPLATGETLRSTAMQAISDTRWVPAKGENRIRSMVEGRPDWVISRQRAWGVPITLFVNRKTGQYLSDPAVNARIVAAIREQGVDGWNEAAVPALLGPDYDPADYERVTDILDVWFDSGCTHAFVLESGKWPDLTRPEGHVGPWADLYLEGSDQHRGWFQSSLMESCGTRGHAPYKAVLTHGFTMDAKGMKMSKSLGNTIDPLTLIKDSGADILRLWALSVDFTEDHRIGKEILAGVSDQYRKLRNTFRYMLGALAGFEDSEKVAVEDMPELERYVLHLLADLDAKLRQAVNDFDYNTYVRSLADFANNDLSAFFFDIRKDCLYCDIGPAHPLGTMKRRAYRTVLHVLFEALIRYTAPVLVFTAEEVWGTRYPDTGSVHLLEWPELPALGDGSELVSRWTQMRTLKESVTGAIEPFRRDKVIRSSLEAEVGIAADAVPEGQFSAAELAELFITADVSVASAEMIEVTRTTHHKCGRCWRHLPEVTEDGALCDRCSEMLA, from the coding sequence ATGACCGACCAATCCGCCAGCACGCCGCCCGACTATAAAGACACCGTCTTTCTGCCGCAGACCGACTTTCCGATGAAGGCCGGGCTGGCGCAGAAGGAACCGGCTATTCTGGCGCGCTGGCAGGAACAGGACCTGTACAACACGCTGCGCGATGCCCGCCGCGGCCGTGAAAAGTTCATCCTGCACGATGGCCCGCCTTATGCGAATGGCGACATGCACATCGGCCATGCGCTCAACCATATCCTGAAGGACATGGTCTGTCGCACCCAGTCGCTGCTGGGCAAGGATGCGCCGTACGTTCCCGGCTGGGACTGCCATGGCCTTCCGATCGAGTGGAAGATCGAGGAGCAGTATCGCAAGAAGAAGCTCAACAAGGACGAGGTCGATCCGGTCGCCTTCCGCGCCGAATGCCGCGCTTATGCCCAGCATTGGGTGGACACCCAGCGCGAACAGCTGAAGCGCCTCGGCATCCTGGGCGATTGGGACAATCCGTACCTGACGATGGACTTCGCCGCCGAGGCGACCATCGTGCAGGAGCTGATGAAATTCGCGGAAAGCGGCCAGCTCTATCGCGGTGCCAAGCCGGTGATGTGGTCGCCGGTCGAAAAGACCGCACTCGCCGAGGCCGAGGTTGAGTACGCGGACGTCACGAGCACACAGATCGATGTGGCGTTCGAGATTGTTGACGCTCCGAATGCGCCTGAGCTGGTCGGTGCCTATGCGGTGATCTGGACGACGACGCCCTGGACGATCCCGGTAAACCAGGCTTTGGCTTACGGGCCGGAAACTAACTATCGGTTGTTCCAGATCGCTGTGTCAGTCGATGCTGCACCCAATATTGATGTTTTTGAGGATGCGACATTTAAGGCGCTCAATGGTCACAAAGTGCTCATCGCTGATAGCGATCAGCTTCGGTCCGAGTTTGCGGCAAGGTTGCATCAGCTTTGGCCAGGTGCAGGTCTTGTCGACGTTGACGATTGGAGCAAAAATGGGCTGGTGTTAGCCGGCGCCACCGCCCGCCACCCGATGCACGCACTCGGTGGCTTCTTCGCCAAGCCCCGCCCCTTCCTGCCCGGCGATTTCGTCACCACCGACGCAGGTACCGGCCTCGTCCATATGTCGCCCGACCATGGCGAGGACGATTTCGACCTCTGCAAGGCAAACGGCATCGAGCCGGTGTTCGCGGTCGAGGGCGATGGCCGCTATCGCGATGACTGGGCCTGGCTCGGCGGCGCGGATGAGCGGCGCATGTCGGTGATCAACCCCAAGTTCAACGCGCCCGATGGCCCGATCTGCGAGGACCTGCGCGCCGCAGGTGCGCTGCTTTCGGCGGGCTCTTTCCAGCACAGCTATCCGCACAGCTGGCGTTCCAAGGCCCGCGTGATCTTCCGCTGCACCCCGCAATGGTTCATCCCCATGGATGCGCCGCTCGCCACTGGCGAAACGCTGCGCAGCACCGCCATGCAGGCGATCTCGGACACCCGCTGGGTCCCCGCCAAGGGCGAGAACCGCATCCGGTCGATGGTCGAAGGTCGCCCCGACTGGGTGATCAGCCGCCAGCGCGCCTGGGGTGTGCCGATCACCTTGTTCGTCAACCGCAAGACCGGACAGTATCTGAGCGATCCCGCCGTCAACGCCCGTATCGTTGCGGCGATCCGCGAACAGGGCGTCGATGGCTGGAACGAGGCGGCGGTCCCTGCCCTGCTCGGCCCCGATTACGATCCGGCGGATTACGAGCGCGTCACCGACATTCTCGACGTGTGGTTCGACAGCGGCTGCACCCATGCGTTCGTGCTGGAAAGCGGCAAATGGCCCGACCTGACCCGGCCCGAAGGCCATGTCGGCCCCTGGGCGGACCTGTATCTCGAAGGGTCGGACCAGCATCGCGGTTGGTTCCAGTCCTCGCTGATGGAAAGCTGCGGCACACGCGGCCATGCGCCCTACAAGGCGGTGCTGACCCATGGCTTCACCATGGACGCCAAGGGCATGAAAATGTCCAAGTCGCTGGGCAACACCATCGATCCGCTGACCCTGATCAAGGATTCGGGTGCGGACATATTGCGGCTCTGGGCGCTGTCGGTCGACTTCACCGAGGACCACCGCATCGGCAAGGAAATCCTCGCCGGGGTGTCGGACCAGTATCGCAAGCTGCGCAACACCTTCCGCTACATGCTCGGCGCGCTCGCCGGGTTCGAGGACAGCGAGAAGGTGGCCGTGGAGGACATGCCCGAGCTGGAGCGCTATGTGCTCCATCTGCTGGCTGACCTTGATGCGAAACTGCGTCAGGCGGTCAACGACTTCGACTACAACACGTACGTCCGCTCGCTCGCCGATTTCGCGAACAACGACCTGTCGGCCTTCTTCTTCGATATCCGCAAGGACTGCCTGTACTGCGATATCGGCCCCGCGCACCCGCTCGGCACGATGAAGCGCCGCGCGTACCGCACCGTGCTGCACGTGCTGTTCGAGGCCCTGATCCGCTACACCGCGCCGGTGCTGGTATTCACCGCCGAAGAGGTGTGGGGTACGCGCTATCCCGATACGGGCAGCGTGCATCTGCTCGAATGGCCGGAACTGCCCGCGCTTGGCGATGGCAGCGAACTTGTCTCGCGCTGGACCCAGATGCGCACGCTCAAGGAGAGCGTCACCGGCGCCATCGAGCCTTTCCGCCGCGACAAGGTCATCCGCTCGAGCCTGGAAGCCGAGGTCGGGATCGCAGCTGACGCAGTGCCGGAAGGGCAGTTTTCCGCCGCCGAACTGGCAGAGCTGTTCATCACGGCAGATGTGTCAGTGGCTTCTGCGGAGATGATCGAAGTCACCCGCACCACGCACCACAAATGCGGCCGCTGCTGGCGTCACCTGCCCGAAGTGACCGAAGACGGCGCGCTGTGCGACCGGTGTTCGGAGATGCTCGCGTGA
- a CDS encoding bifunctional riboflavin kinase/FAD synthetase: MLRVEGSDRLPDRLRGGIIALGNFDGFHAGHQAVAGRAIQWARSEGRPAIIATFDPHPVRYFKPDTPPFRLTSLDQRQQLFGQAGADAMLVFAFDKTLAETRAESFIADLLIERFGAVGVVTGEDFTFGKGRGGNIQVLRDLGALLGLRSEAVGPVTTDDAVISSSRIRQCLIEGRPDEAERLMTRPFAVQGVVQHGDKNGRLLGFPTANIDMGSYVRPRYGIYAVTGHLADGRVLKGAANLGIRPQFDPPKELLEPHFFDFSEDLYGQTIEVALRHFIRPEAKFADWDELKRQIDADCARARELLA; encoded by the coding sequence ATGTTGAGGGTGGAGGGCAGCGATCGGCTGCCGGACAGGTTGCGCGGGGGCATCATCGCGCTGGGCAATTTTGACGGCTTTCATGCCGGTCATCAGGCCGTGGCCGGACGCGCCATCCAATGGGCCAGATCCGAAGGCCGCCCCGCGATCATCGCCACCTTCGATCCGCACCCGGTGCGCTATTTCAAGCCCGACACCCCGCCCTTCCGCCTCACCAGCCTCGACCAGCGTCAGCAGCTGTTCGGCCAGGCAGGCGCGGACGCGATGCTGGTCTTCGCCTTCGACAAGACGCTCGCCGAAACCCGCGCGGAAAGCTTCATCGCCGATCTGCTGATCGAGCGTTTCGGCGCGGTCGGCGTCGTGACCGGCGAGGATTTCACCTTCGGCAAGGGCCGCGGCGGCAATATCCAGGTGTTGCGCGATCTCGGCGCATTGCTCGGGCTGCGCAGCGAGGCGGTGGGCCCGGTGACCACCGACGACGCGGTGATCTCGTCGAGCCGCATCCGCCAGTGCCTGATCGAAGGCCGCCCCGACGAGGCCGAGCGGCTGATGACCCGGCCCTTTGCGGTGCAGGGCGTGGTCCAGCATGGCGACAAGAACGGGCGGCTGCTGGGCTTTCCCACCGCCAATATCGACATGGGCAGCTATGTGCGGCCGCGCTACGGCATTTATGCCGTGACCGGGCATCTCGCCGATGGCCGGGTGCTGAAAGGCGCGGCGAACCTGGGCATCCGCCCGCAATTCGATCCGCCCAAGGAATTGCTCGAACCGCATTTCTTCGATTTCAGCGAAGACCTGTACGGCCAGACGATCGAGGTCGCGCTGCGCCATTTCATCCGGCCCGAAGCGAAGTTTGCCGATTGGGACGAACTCAAGCGCCAGATCGATGCCGACTGCGCGCGCGCGCGGGAATTGCTTGCCTGA
- a CDS encoding DUF3035 domain-containing protein, whose product MLNSGRKLALIAGISVAAATLSACGSSGGIFNRDRPDEFAVSRQAPLVIPPDFSLTPPSPGAARPQSVQASQQALDALFGGPQPRSGVEGAALDRAGRPDAAIRSEVGDPKTQTTDKGATTRDIVAAPEGDGQDAKAAVPQQ is encoded by the coding sequence ATGCTTAACTCGGGGCGTAAACTGGCCCTTATCGCCGGTATCTCGGTCGCAGCTGCGACGCTTTCGGCCTGCGGCTCCAGCGGCGGCATCTTCAACCGCGATCGTCCTGACGAGTTCGCGGTGTCGCGTCAGGCACCGCTGGTGATCCCGCCCGATTTCTCGCTGACCCCGCCTTCGCCGGGTGCTGCCCGTCCGCAATCGGTCCAGGCGAGCCAGCAGGCGCTCGACGCGCTGTTCGGCGGTCCGCAGCCGCGCAGCGGTGTCGAAGGCGCCGCGCTTGACCGCGCCGGTCGCCCCGATGCCGCGATCCGCTCTGAAGTTGGCGATCCCAAGACGCAGACGACCGACAAGGGTGCCACCACCCGCGATATCGTTGCGGCGCCCGAAGGTGACGGCCAGGATGCCAAGGCGGCCGTGCCGCAGCAGTAA